The uncultured Carboxylicivirga sp. genomic interval ATTTATCTCCAAATTCGGTTTTTAAGTCGGTAGTAAATTGACGAATTTGTTGTTCATTGGATCTTGGGCAAATAAGTAAAGCCTTATCTGACTGAACAATAATATATCCATCTAATCCTTGTATGACGCCTTGTTTTCCTTCGGGTAGATGAATAACACTGTTGTGTGTATCATATAGCAAAACTTCACCTTTTATTATCGCATTATTATCGTTGTTGGTTGATGCATGTTCGTGAAGCGAAGACCATGTACCTAAATCAGACCACCCAAAATCGGCCTTTTTAACGTATACATTTTCAGCTTTCTCCATAATGCCATAATCAATCGATATATTCTTACATTCAGTATATGTGTCGTTAATGGCCTTTTCTTCATACTTAGATCCAATATGCTTGTAATATTCAATAAAAGGGGTAGCAACTTCTGAAAGATGTGTGATAAATGCTTTATTTATGCTTTTTAATGACCAAAGAAAAATACCGGAATTCCAATAAAATTCACCACTTTCAAAAAGGATGGTGGCCATTTCTAAGTTTGGCTTCTCAGTAAATGTTTTGACTTTATTGAATAAGCTATTTTCATATTCACTTTCTCCAATTTGGATATAACCGTAGCCAGTTTCCGGGTGAGTTGGTTTAATACCTAAAGTTAGTAAGGCATCTTTTTTATCTATAAATTCTAGGCCTGAAGTGATGCTGTCGATAAATTTATGCTGGTCAATTATGAGGTGATCAGCAGGTGTGACAATAATATTTGCCTCAGGATTTTTAGATTGAATAATAGCATTAGCATATGCAATGCAGGGTGCTGTATTTCTTCTTAATGGTTCTTCAAGTATTTGATCGTTGTTTAATTTTGGTAGTTGTTCTTTAACTAAATTTTTGTAATGGGCACTTGTTACAATTATGAAATTTTCTAACGGACAAATGTGCTCAAAACGTTCAAAAGTTTGTTGTAGTAGTGATTTGCCTGTGCCAAAAATATCTAAAAATTGTTTGGGTGTTTTTGATGTGCTTAAAGGCCAAAAACGGCTGCCAACTCCACCTGCCATAACTACACAGTAAGTATTCTGTCTCATTTTCACTGTTTCTGTAAAAAACTGATAATGCTTATAAGAATTGATTAAGGAAAGGTGAAAGCATTACCCAGTTCATTGATATTGGTAAATTATTGAATTCCTCAGTTAAGTTGTGGAATATTGTTACTTTTATCTGTAAAATTAGGACTATTTTTTTAAAAGCACATGAGAATTTTTTATCATATTGGCAGGTATAGTTTGTTTGTTAAAAAAGTTTTTGGAAGGCCGGCAAAGCATTCTGTATTTATCAAACAAATTGTTAAAGAAGTTGATAAGTTAGGCATAGACTCACTTGGAATTATCTTTATTATTTCCATTTTTATGGGTGCTGTTATTACACTTCAAACAGCTTATAATATTGATTCGCCCTTGATACCTAGGTACACTATTGGATTAGCAGCTAGGGATTCGATGCTTCTTGAGTTTTCATCAACAATTGTTGCATTAATATTAGCTGGTAAGGTAGGGTCGAATATTGCATCAGAAATTGGAACAATGCGTGTAACGGAGCAGATTGATGCACTTGAAATAATGGGATTGAATCCTGCCGGCTACCTGGTCTTACCAAAAGTTGTTGCCTTTGTTTTTATTATACCATTTTTGGTAGTAATTAGTATGGGAGTGGGAATTTTTGGTGGATTTTTAGCAGGTTCGCTAAGTGGTGAAGTTCCAGCGCCAGACTTTATTTATGGTATTCAATACGCCTTTGTTCCATTCTATGTGGTCTATTCGCTCATAAAAGCAGTTGTATTTGCATTTATTATTTCCACTGTATCGGCATATTGGGGATTTTATGCCGAAGGGGGTGCATTAGAAGTGGGTAAGGCGAGTACAACAGCTGTTGTAACGAGTAGCATTCAAATATTACTTTTTAATTTATTACTAACTCAAATGTTATTATGATTGAAGCCATTAATGTTTGTAAATCGTTTGAGGACAAGGAAGTATTAAAAGATATTTCGGCTGTTTTTGAAAAAGGACAAACGAACTTGATAATCGGGCAGAGTGGATCGGGTAAAACTGTTCTTTTAAAGTCTTTGGTTGGATTGCATGAAGTAACCAAGGGTAATATCTTATATGATGGAAGAAGTTTACAAGCTTTAAATAGCAAGCAAAAGAAATCTTTACGACAAGAGATAGGTATGTTGTTTCAAGGATCGGCTCTTTTTGATTCGATGACTGTAGAAGAGAATGTTCGTTTTCCGTTAGATATGTTTACTTCAATGACAGAAGAAGAAAAGCGAGACCGTGCCAATTTCTGTTTGGATAGAGTAAAACTTGAAAATGCAAATAAGCGATTACCTTCAGAGGTTAGTGGAGGTATGCAAAAACGTGTAGCTATTGCACGAGCAATTGCGTTAAATCCTAAGTACTTGTTTTGTGATGAACCCAATTCGGGCCTTGATCCCCGTACTTCTATTGTGATTGATGAGCTAATTCATGAAATTACTGTCGAATACGATATTACTACAATTGTCAATACTCATGATATGAACTCTGTGATGGGAATTGGCGATAAGATTATATTTATCTACCAGGGAGAAAAACACTGGGAAGGCACTAAAGATGATATATTTCATGTTCAGAATGAACAACTCGAGGATTTTATATTTGCATCGAAGTTATTTAGGAAGATAAAAGAAAGTAATAGATAACAGTGAGTTCTAAAAAAGCAAAGTATTCAAACTGATTACTTTGCTT includes:
- a CDS encoding sugar phosphate nucleotidyltransferase, whose product is MRQNTYCVVMAGGVGSRFWPLSTSKTPKQFLDIFGTGKSLLQQTFERFEHICPLENFIIVTSAHYKNLVKEQLPKLNNDQILEEPLRRNTAPCIAYANAIIQSKNPEANIIVTPADHLIIDQHKFIDSITSGLEFIDKKDALLTLGIKPTHPETGYGYIQIGESEYENSLFNKVKTFTEKPNLEMATILFESGEFYWNSGIFLWSLKSINKAFITHLSEVATPFIEYYKHIGSKYEEKAINDTYTECKNISIDYGIMEKAENVYVKKADFGWSDLGTWSSLHEHASTNNDNNAIIKGEVLLYDTHNSVIHLPEGKQGVIQGLDGYIIVQSDKALLICPRSNEQQIRQFTTDLKTEFGDK
- a CDS encoding ABC transporter permease, with protein sequence MRIFYHIGRYSLFVKKVFGRPAKHSVFIKQIVKEVDKLGIDSLGIIFIISIFMGAVITLQTAYNIDSPLIPRYTIGLAARDSMLLEFSSTIVALILAGKVGSNIASEIGTMRVTEQIDALEIMGLNPAGYLVLPKVVAFVFIIPFLVVISMGVGIFGGFLAGSLSGEVPAPDFIYGIQYAFVPFYVVYSLIKAVVFAFIISTVSAYWGFYAEGGALEVGKASTTAVVTSSIQILLFNLLLTQMLL
- a CDS encoding ATP-binding cassette domain-containing protein, with protein sequence MIEAINVCKSFEDKEVLKDISAVFEKGQTNLIIGQSGSGKTVLLKSLVGLHEVTKGNILYDGRSLQALNSKQKKSLRQEIGMLFQGSALFDSMTVEENVRFPLDMFTSMTEEEKRDRANFCLDRVKLENANKRLPSEVSGGMQKRVAIARAIALNPKYLFCDEPNSGLDPRTSIVIDELIHEITVEYDITTIVNTHDMNSVMGIGDKIIFIYQGEKHWEGTKDDIFHVQNEQLEDFIFASKLFRKIKESNR